A genomic stretch from Solanum stenotomum isolate F172 chromosome 8, ASM1918654v1, whole genome shotgun sequence includes:
- the LOC125874323 gene encoding RPM1-interacting protein 4-like — protein sequence MARANVPKFGNWGNEDNTPYTVVFENARKTRGGKMINPNDPQENPDMFPNVAPPSRPKTPTEEPVGTETARQTNKHRVSREDGDFRASSPARNEPTTHQRHGGGRGSNSGRPSRPSGGSDHSIAKSPLHPNSQVKISGRVAASPVWEGKNSYDSSHGTPGRSFESSHATPGRHQMKQESPDRGTVVPKFGGWDDNDPQDAENYTEVFNKVREQRHVDTGNMPAAGGRTSYSTQRPQRNEKQKSCCFPLW from the exons ATGGCT CGTGCAAATGTGCCAAAGTTTGGAAATTGGGGAAATGAAGACAACACTCCGTATACTGTCGTTTTTGAGAATGCAAGGAAAACTCGAGGCGGAAAGATGATAAATCCGAATGACCCTCAAGAGAATCCGGACATGTTTCCGAATGTTGCTCCTCCCTCCAGGCCTAAAACTCCGACAGAGGAACCAGTGGGGACGGAAACAGCTAGGCAAACAAACAAGCACCGGGTGAGTAGAGAAGATGGTGATTTCCGTGCTAGTTCTCCAGCTCGCAATGAGCCAACTACTCATCAACGTCATGGTGGAGGTCGTGGATCAAATTCTGGTCGACCTTCTAGACCAAGTGGAGGGTCTGATCACAGCATTGCAAAATCACCACTTCACCCCAATTCCCAAGTGAAGATATCTGGACGTGTAGCTGCATCTCCTGTTTGGGAAGGGAAGAATTCATATGACAGTAGTCATGGTACACCTGGAAGATCATTCGAAAGTTCTCATGCTACTCCTGGAAGGCACCAAATGAAGCAAGAAAGT CCTGATAGAGGAACAGTAGTTCCAAAATTTGGCGGATGGGATGACAACGATCCTCAGGATGCAGAAAATTACACTGAAGTTTTTAACAAGGTGCGAGAGCAAAGGCACGTAGATACTGGAAATATGCCAGCCGCAGGTGGTAGAACATCTTACAGCACACAAAGGCCACAGCGAAATGAAAAGCAGAAG AGCTGCTGCTTTCCTTTGTGGTGA